The window AACGTAGATCTCAGCCTTGAACTTCTTGTGAGGAAGTACTGACTTAGGCTTACAGATAACCATACCACGACGGATCTGCTCTTTGTCAATACCACGCAGCAGGATACCTACGTTATCACCAGCTTCGCCACGGTCAAGGATCTTGCGGAACATCTCAACACCAGTAACAACTGAAGTGAGTTTTTCAGCACCCATACCAAGGATTTCAACACCCTCGCCAGAGTTAACGATACCACGCTCGATACGGCCTGTAGCTACAGTACCACGACCAGTGATAGAGAAAACGTCCTCGATTGGCATCAGGAAAGGCTGATCAGTCAGACGAGTTGGCTCTGGGATGTATTCATCCACAGCGTTCATCAGCTCTTCGATTTTAGCAACCCACTGCGCATCGCCGTTCAGACCGCCAAGCGCTGAACCCTGAATTACAGGAATATCATCACCTGGGAAATCATAGTCGCTAAGTAGCTCGCGGATCTCCATCTCTACAAGCTCAAGAAGCTCCTCGTCGTCAACAAGGTCTACTTTGTTCATGAATACAACCAGTGCTGGTACACCTACCTGACGAGACAGAAGAATGTGCTCGCGAGTTTGTGGCATTGGTCCATCAGTTGCAGCTACTACAAGAATAGCACCGTCCATCTGGGCAGCACCAGTAATCATGTTTTTCACATAGTCAGCGTGACCAGGGCAATCTACGTGTGCGTAGTGGCGCTTGGTTGTCTCGTATTCTACGTGTGAAGTGTTGATGGTAATACCACGCTCTTTTTCTTCTGGAGCGTTGTCAATTGATGAAAAGTCGCGCATTTTAGCAAGACCCTTCTCTGCCAGTACTTTAGTAATAGCAGCTGTTAAGGTAGTTTTACCGTGGTCCACGTGGCCGATAGTGCCTATGTTTACGTGGGGCTTCGACCGGTTAAAGGTTTCCTTAGCCATACTTGAAAATCCCTCGGTTTAGTTACGAATGTTAGTTGAAATAAAAATTATTGAGCCAAGAATGGGAATTGAACCCACGACCTCGTCCTTACCAAGGACGCGCTCTACCCCTGAGCTATCTCGGCTTTTAAACCAATCAGATCAAATGATCTGACTTAATTTTCACCTGATCACTTCTTGATCAGATAAGCGAGCGGGAGACGAGGCTCGAACCCGCGACCTACAGCTTGGAAGGCTGTCGCTCTACCAACTGAGCTACTCCCGCTTATGTTCCCATTACCTGAGGAGCCAGACTATTTTTGGCTCTTTTCACTAATGTACTTTTGCTGCCAAAAGTTCGTGGGGAGAGAAGGATTCGAACCTTCGAAGTCGTAAGACAACGGATTTACAGTCCGTCCCATTTGGCCGCTCTGGAATCTCCCCCTGAATCTAAATCTTACCTGCAGGCAAGCAGAATTTGAATTCGAGTGTGCAAAATTATATGCTTTTTTAATTATATCAAACTCTCATTCAAAAAAAATCCCAATAAGCGCTTAAAAGTAATTTTTATACTGACTCAATACCCTCGGATCTTTCTCTTGCTCAGCGATATTACGCAATATTGCTTCTTTTTCGGGTAAGTTCTGCTGGATGGCCAATGCATAAAAGGCTCCTAAACGTACATTGTATGCCTGGTGATTGGTAGCATAATCTGTTAATATTTTAGCTGCGCTTTCCACCTGATCCTGAGGCGCCTGCATAAGGTACTGGCCAAAGTAGTTGATGAAATAATAAAGATCATTTCCCGATAAACGGCTAAGCTTCTTTACATACCAGTCGTATTTGCCCGGCTGCTGCACTGCTGCATAGTAATCTGCAAGGGCCAGGGTTACATCTTTGCCATTGGTATTCTCCAGGCTTTTGAAAACAGCTTCTTTGTCAGTTGCATCCCCAAGGGCATAACCGTACACTGAGGAGGCCACCACGGCATAGGAACGATCATCAAGCCCCTTACGAAACTGCTCCCGGTAAGCGCCCGGAGCCGTACTGGCCAGCAGTGCCAGTGCATCGGCACGTACCAGGGTGCTTTTATCTGTTTCTGCAATTTTGGCTATCTGGTTCAGCACGTTTTGCCTGTCACTGCCCCCGTATTCATCAAAGGCAGTAAGCGCCAGCCTCCGTATATAACTGGAACTATCAGCCAGGGCCGCATTGAATATTTTTCTGGTTTCCGGAGTCTTGTCCTCCAGCAGGGAAGCCAGCGCTTTGTAGCGGCTTATATAGTTTTCGGCTGCCTGAAACTGGTAGCGCATCTCTTCCGGGCTTTTAGCATGCGTTATCTCGGCCAGCAGCTGTTCTTCTGCATCGAACAGCACCAGCTGTGGTTGCTGTGGTGCCGGAAAGCTAAATTCCTGCTTTTGTTTATCTATGCGGATGGCATAGCGTGTTTTCTGTCCCTGGATAAACAGATCCACATACACAGGCAGAACATAAAGGGGCGTTTCGCTTAAATCCTGCTGCTGCTCTACCTGCAACACCACCTTACCGCCCGCCCAATGGCTGCTCACGTTCAATACCGGATGCCCGCTTGCCAGGAACCACTGGTTGAAAAACCAGTTCAGGTCTTCGCCGGTCACCTCTTCAAAAGCAAGCCTGAGGTCGTGCACCTCTACCGGTTTGTATTCGTTCGTCTTCAGGTAGCGGTTAAGCGCGGCAAAAAAAGCATCATCGCCCACATAGTTGCGCAGCATGTGCAGGATACGGCTGCCCTTGGCGTAGGTATGGCTGTCGAACATATCCTCGCGGTCGTCATAATAAAAACGGATCAGGTCTGCCTGTTTCTGGCTGGCTTCCCTGAAATAGGAATCGCCCTGGTTGAGCAGCACTTCTGCGGCGGCATCATCGCCATACTTGTAATCTGTCCACAAATACTCCGAGTATTCAGCAAAGGCTTCATTGAGGGTAAGGTTAGCCCACGACTCGGTTGTTACCAGGTCGCCAAACCACTGATGAAACAGCTCATGGGCAATGATGTAGTCCCAGTTCTCATCGAGCAGGTAGCGGTCATCCACCTGCAGGGATTCCATAAAGAGCGATGCAGAGGTGTTTTCCATGGCACCGGAAACATAATCGCGTACTACTACCTGTGCATATTTTGGCCAGGGGTATGGGTAGCCCAGTATTTCGGAAAAGTAAGTGAGCATTTCCGGTGTATTACCAAAAATAGACTTCGCCCAGCGCTGGTACTCCGGCTCCACATAATATTCCAGCGGAATGTTATTCCATTTATCTTCTACCACGGCAAAATCGCCAATGGCCATCATGAACAGATAAGGCGCATGTGGCTTGTCCATGCGCCAGTAGTCAGTGCGGGTGCTGTCGTTTACAATGGTAGACTGCACCAATATGCCATTGGAGAGAGTTTTATAGCGGTTGTTTACCGTAATGTACATCTCCTGGGTTGTTCTCTGGTTAGGGGCATCTATGGTAGGAAACCACTTGGAGTTTGCCTCAGTCTCCCCCTGGGTCCAGATCTGTCTGGGTTTGTTGGGGTCAGCA of the Flammeovirgaceae bacterium 311 genome contains:
- a CDS encoding elongation factor Tu (COG0050 GTPases - translation elongation factors); the encoded protein is MAKETFNRSKPHVNIGTIGHVDHGKTTLTAAITKVLAEKGLAKMRDFSSIDNAPEEKERGITINTSHVEYETTKRHYAHVDCPGHADYVKNMITGAAQMDGAILVVAATDGPMPQTREHILLSRQVGVPALVVFMNKVDLVDDEELLELVEMEIRELLSDYDFPGDDIPVIQGSALGGLNGDAQWVAKIEELMNAVDEYIPEPTRLTDQPFLMPIEDVFSITGRGTVATGRIERGIVNSGEGVEILGMGAEKLTSVVTGVEMFRKILDRGEAGDNVGILLRGIDKEQIRRGMVICKPKSVLPHKKFKAEIYVLSKEEGGRHTPFFTKYRPQFYFRTTDVTGEIRLPEGVEMVMPGDNVSIEVELIQPIAMEKGLRFAIREGGRTVGSGQVTEILS
- a CDS encoding peptidase M1 membrane alanine aminopeptidase (COG0308 Aminopeptidase N); this translates as MKLGLKLKKISSFMLYSTPGKFLAAAFLLLQLASCRSSAPQQTHIPELAPQPAVAPEPSAPDVTGIEASIHNYQQSRTKLFDLVHTRLEVAFDWQKQHLLGTATLELRPWFYPQSTLTLDAKGFDLHSVQLLEGSSNKALKYTYNGEQLLIDLGREFSRNEAVFVAIEYTAKPNELPVGGSEAITSDKGLYFINPLGADPNKPRQIWTQGETEANSKWFPTIDAPNQRTTQEMYITVNNRYKTLSNGILVQSTIVNDSTRTDYWRMDKPHAPYLFMMAIGDFAVVEDKWNNIPLEYYVEPEYQRWAKSIFGNTPEMLTYFSEILGYPYPWPKYAQVVVRDYVSGAMENTSASLFMESLQVDDRYLLDENWDYIIAHELFHQWFGDLVTTESWANLTLNEAFAEYSEYLWTDYKYGDDAAAEVLLNQGDSYFREASQKQADLIRFYYDDREDMFDSHTYAKGSRILHMLRNYVGDDAFFAALNRYLKTNEYKPVEVHDLRLAFEEVTGEDLNWFFNQWFLASGHPVLNVSSHWAGGKVVLQVEQQQDLSETPLYVLPVYVDLFIQGQKTRYAIRIDKQKQEFSFPAPQQPQLVLFDAEEQLLAEITHAKSPEEMRYQFQAAENYISRYKALASLLEDKTPETRKIFNAALADSSSYIRRLALTAFDEYGGSDRQNVLNQIAKIAETDKSTLVRADALALLASTAPGAYREQFRKGLDDRSYAVVASSVYGYALGDATDKEAVFKSLENTNGKDVTLALADYYAAVQQPGKYDWYVKKLSRLSGNDLYYFINYFGQYLMQAPQDQVESAAKILTDYATNHQAYNVRLGAFYALAIQQNLPEKEAILRNIAEQEKDPRVLSQYKNYF